The sequence CTATTTTAGATTCTGGGTAATTTAATAGGTTTTCAATCATTATTTTTTCACGTAAAGTATTTACAAGAAAATTTCTAATTCGTTTATCTACTTTGCCACATTTATATTTTTGATTGAAATTGGTTTCAAAATCACAAGGGTTTAATTCAACCTCTCCAAATTGTTCTTCATATTTTTGAACCAGTTCTTTAATTGTTGCATCGTTTCGAAAATCTCCTTTCTTGATGCCAATATCGGACTTTTCTTGATAAACAAAACCTTTAAAATTCTTTTTTTCTTTATCTGGATTTGATTGATACAATGCATCATTGGATAGTTTCCTGAATTTTCTCAAAAACAAATCGTCATTCAAGGTATCGTTTTCACTTTTAATTTTTACTCCCTCATAAAAAACAACAAATCCTTCATTTCTTAGCGAATCTACCTTATGTTTAATTTTATCATAAAAAGATTGCTCGCCAACGTGTGTCATGCCTAACATAACAATTTCTCTGTTTTTTTCGGTAGAAACTAATATCGATGGTCTAAAAATTTTATTGTGATTTTTTACAAACATTTTCGATACAAACTGTGCATTACTTGTAAATCCTGTTAAGAATAGCAGTAAAAAGAAGATTATTTTTTCCATTATAATATATTAAATAGTAGTAAAAAAACACATAAACAATTTCGTTTATGTGTTTTTTATTTTATAATAGTTATTAATCTGTTTTGGGTTTCTGTAAATATTTTTTATACAACAAAAAACTATTTAAAATAAACACAAAGGCTAAAAGTAAAGTATTTATATTAAAATTATCCGTTGTAAACGACACAACAATAAAAAAAATTGCTGCAATAGATGATACAAAAACAGAAACTTTCTTCCAAACTAAATTAGGTTTAAAGTAACTTAATACAGAAAATAATACTACTATAATAATAATTGGCAAAAAAATGTTTATCATAATTAAAAAAATTAACAATATTCAGATATACACAATGCTAAGGCTGCTGCAAAAGCCGGAGGAAATTCTATAGTAGTAGCTGCAACAACCCCACAAGCATAAAATTTCCAATTGTTACAGTCAATTTTAGGTACCTCAATTGCTGATGAATATAAAATACTATTTAATTCTACATCACTTAAATTTTTATGAATCATTACACAATCAATACATTCTAACTTACTAAAATATTTCACTCTCAATTTACTAGCTAACTCTTTTGACTCTGTATATAAAGCTTTATATTGATTTCCATCTTTACCTAAACTTTTATAAAAAAAATCATCTCCTTGATAATTTACTGTATCGTATTGAAAATTATTATTCACTAAAATATTAGCCATTTGAACAACATTATCATTTAATTTAACCCAATCCGTGTCAACTTTTATTTTTTCAGAAACTTCTGCAAATTGAGTTTCATCAACAAGAGTTTCACGTTTTTGAACATTTGAAGTATTATCGTTTTGTACATCTCCATCATTACTACAAGCGTATAATCCCAAAGATAATACAGTTACTCCTAAAATACTTAATGCTAATTTTTTTAATCTTTTCATAATTTTAAAATTTATGCAGTTTTTTTATTTTTTAAACTGCGGTTTATAATAATTATACAGGTTACCCGCTGTATTCGGGATTGTATTTTGTTTCATAAAACCAGCATTCGCGACTACTGGTTTCCGAAACAAAATTTAATACGGTTTATTCACATATTTAAAAATGTAAGGCTACAGCACCAGCATACAAAACAGCTTCTGTAAAACTAAATTGCGCTCCGTATGCAAATGCAATAGTTCTATCGTGTCCTAATTTATCATCTCCCTTATTGTCTGTACTTAATGCGAACATGGTATTCAAAATACTTTGCTCTGTTGGGTTTAGCTTTTGAAAAACAGAAGCATCGTAAGAACCTTCTTTTAACAATTGTTTCATTAGCATTTTAGCGTCAGAAGAATAATCGAATTCAGAAATAATCATTTCATCTGTTTGTAATAGCTTCTGCAATACTTCATAATCAATCATTTTATAAGATTCATTTAAACCCATTTCATGCAAAGTTGTATTCACATATTTTTCATACAACATTACATTATCATGATATGGTAATGATTTATGGTATTCAAAACCTTCAATTATCCATTGGTAAGTTTCGTAATTATAATTGGTTGTAATATAAGAACGTTGTAATGCATTATTAGTTTTTTGTTGTGCGTCAGTAAAAAACTCATTGTCTGTATCGCACGAGCTGCATAAACCTAAAATTGCTACAGCTATTAAAAAATTTCTTTTCATTGTTTCGGATTTTTTAATGGTGCTGCCCGGGTAGCTTTTGTTTCCTTGCAAATATGAAAGGGTTTTGAAAAAACAAAGGGAAGAATCGTCAATTTTTAAAAAATTGATTTTTTAGGAACGGAAAAATTATCAATGGAACGGAATAATCGTCAATTTCAAAAAGATAAACTACTAAAAACAAAACACTTAACCACATAAAAACAAAATGAATTATTTTTAGTAATTTTGTAAAAAATCAATCCAAACCATGCCATCCACCTATTTAAAAAATCATATTTCAATACTATTATTGACAATTTTTCTGTTGCCTTTAACTAGTTTTAGCCAAAAAACCTCTGACACATACGAAAGCCTTTGGAAAGTAATTGAAAACGACACCACAACCAAACCTATCAAACTGATTTATTTAGATAGTTATATAGCAAAAGCACAAAAAGAAAATAATACTTTAAAGCACTATAAAGGGCTTGAAAAAAAATCGTTTGTCGTTTCTTATACAGAAGCATTGGAGTTAATAGAAGAAATGCAACCGCTGCTTTATAAAATTAATAACGATAGTTTAACAGGTGATTTCATAAACAGAAATGTTGTTTTACATTATAAAAATCGTCATTTTAACCAAGCTTTACAATATGCAATAGCATCAGAAAATTATAATGAAGAACATAAAAATTTTTATAATTTAAATCTTGTAAAAAGAAACATTGGTAATATCTATTACCACACACGCCATTACCAAAAAGCGGTAAGCTATTTTAGTCAAGCTAAAAATTATTACAAAGGCATTAACGATTATAACCATAGCCGTGCTTATTTAAGTACTTTATACAGCTTGGGTAAAACATATACGCAATTACAAAGTACAGATTCGTTACAAAATACAATTGTAGAAATTGAGCAAAACGTACACCTTTTAAACGCAAAACATAAAGAAACAGAAAACGGATACTTAAATTATTTAAAAGGTTGTTTGGCTTTTTTAGAAAACAACACGGCTGATGCTGCAACTTTTTTTAAAAATGCTTTACCTATTGTTACAGCAAATGAAGATTTTACAAACGAGCATGTTATATATTTGTATTTAGGTAAAATAGCTTGGCTAAACGACGATAAAGTAACTGCTGTAACTTACTTTTCTAAGGTTGATGATTTATTTAAAGAAAAACAGTTTTTAAATTATGAACTGCGAGAAGCTTATGATTATTTAATTTCTTTTTATAAAGAAACCAACCAAACGCAATTGCAATTACAAGCTACAGAAAATGTAATTGCCTTAAATAAACAATTTGAAGAAGAACAACTTAAGCTTTCGAACACGTTACATACCGAACTAGAAACTAAAAAGTTAGAAAACGAACGATCGGTTTTGAATATAAGTAACAAACAATATGGTTTTGGATTGGTAGTTTTAGGAATACTTATATTACTTCTTTTGATTTATGTTATTTGGCAGGATAACGAAAAAAAGAAGTTGAAAATAAAATTTACAGCTTTAATAGAAAAGGTAAAAACAGATAAAATTGTTTTAGAAAAAGCACGAATTGAAGAAGAACAAAAATTAGAAAAGGAACAGATTAATTCAGTAATCAATGAAAATAAGGTTGCTAATTTAAATGTTGAAAAATCATTTTCTTTAACAGAAAAAAAGCTTTTAAAACAATTGGAACGTTTTGAAAACGAAAAACAATTTTTAAAGCCTATAAAACTAGATGAATTAGCTCAAGATCTTGGTACAAACAGAAGTACCTTATCTACACTACTTAACAAAGAAAAAGGCAGTTTTAATACTTACATCAATGAACTACGTATTAATGAAGTACTAAAAGACTTAACCGAAAATAGCGACTTACGAAAATTAAGCATTCAAGAAATAGCAGAAAATTATGGTTTTGCAAATCCAAAATCGTTTACACAACAATTTAAAGCACAAACCAGTTTAACACCAAGTTACTTCATTGAACAATTAGAATTACAAGATTTAAATTAGAAATTGAGTTTAATATTTCTGTTAAAAAAACAAAGTTCATATAAAATAATTAACTTAGCCATTCGTTTTAAATTTAAAGATAAAATGTCTGTTGCAAAATAGTGACAACCAAGTCGCTTATTGACAGGAACAATAAATACAAAGAAACGTCTGAAGGTGGTTTGGCAATCGCTGTAAATATGGCTGATTGTTAATTGACTCTTTTTATATAATCAAAAAACACATAAGCAATATCGTTTATGTGTTTTTTGTTTTATTACATCATTATTTTTTAATAATCTTCTTGGAAAAATTTCCTTGAGATGAATCAATATTTAATAAATAAACTCCTGACGCTATTCCCTCAATATTCAAAATAGAATTAGTGTCAAATGTTAGTATTTTTTTTCCAGCGATTGAAAAAAGTGAAATTTCAATAATTTGAATTTCAGTTTCGTCTAAATCTAAATTCAAAATACCGGTTGTTGGATTTGGATAAACTTTAAAATTAATTTTATTTTGATTTAAATTAGACAAAGTGCAATTTTCAGAAAACGAATAATTAAACAACTCCGAAGTATTTGAACTTGGTCCTTGAATTTGCCAATTTTCATAAATCCCATCACTATTAGTTGCTTGTTGCGCATTATCTACTTCTATACATACGGTAACATTACTTGTAAGTGGAAAAAGCCAATCCATTCCCTTTTCTAAAACAAGGTTGTTTTGTGTATTATTTCTAAGATTAATGTAAGAAATGTGATTATTATATAAATTTACTGAATAAATCAACGGATTATTACTTAAATCTAGAGAATCAAAAGAATTACCAAGAGTATCTAAACCATAATTACTAAAATTAACTGTTTTAAGTAAAACATTTGAAGACAAATCAACACTCTCTAAATAGCAATTAATTAATGATAAATGCTGTAAATTAACTAAAGTTCCAAGATTAATTCCTGAAGTAGTTAAATTAGCATTTTCTATAGATAGTGTTTGTAAATTAACAAAAGCTTCTAAACCAGTTAAATCATTTATATAGAATACAGGCCCTGAAGTTAAATTTAATGAAAGTTCTGTTACAGCCAAGGCATCAGAAGTTAGTATTTGTCCGTTTACCAAACCATCACTATCAATACCTTGATTAACTAATATTTGCTCAAAAGCTTGGTTAGCTACGGCAGTGTTTTGTGCTCTTCCTTGATAGAAAAACGCAAAAACAAAAAATATAATAATTTTTTTCATAAGTAATTCATTTAACAATCACAATATTAACAATTAAACAACTAAATAAAGCAATAGTTTTCATTAATTTCAAAAAAAGTCAATAATATAAGCTAGAAACTAACATTAATATTTCTGTTAAAAAAAACAAAGTTCATAGAAAATAATTAACTTAGCCATTCGTTTTTAAATTTAAAGATAAAATGTCTGTTGCAAAAAAGGATTACAAAATAGTGACAACCAAGTCACTTATTGATATGAAAGCAAACGGAGAGAAAATCTCTATGCTAACTGCTTACGATTATACTATGGCTAAAATTGTTGATTCTGCCGGAGTTGACGTAATTTTAGTTGGAGATTCAGCAAGTAACGTAATGGCTGGTCACGAAACCACTTTACCAATCACTTTAGACCAAATGATTTATCATGCATCTTGTGTTGTTCGCGGTGTTGAACGCGCCTTAGTTGTCGTTGATTTACCTTTCGGAACCTATCAGTCAGATTCTAAAAAAGCATTAGAGTCTGCTATTCGTGTGATGAAAGAAAGCGGCGCACATGCTTTAAAATTAGAAGGTGGAAAAGAAATTAAAGACGGAATAAAAAAGATATTAGGAGCTGGTGTTCCGGTTATGGGACATTTAGGATTAACGCCACAATCTATTTATAAATTCGGAACTTATACCGTTCGTGCTAAAGAAGATGCAGAAGCTGCTAAATTAATTGAAGATGCCAAAATGTTAGAAAAAATTGGATGTTTTGCAATTGTTTTAGAAAAAATCCCTGCAAAATTAGCTACGCAAGTTGCCGAAGCTGTTTCGATACCGATTATTGGAATTGGAGCTGGTTCTGGTGTTGACGGTCAAGTTCTTGTTGTTCATGATATGATTGGAATGACTCATGAATTTAGTCCAAAATTCTTAAGAAGATATATGAATTTATATGAAGACATGTCAAAAGCGATAGGTCAATATGTAGAAGATGTAAAATCTAAAGACTTCCCTAACGAAAAAGAACAATATTAATTGTATTTTTGCATAAATTAAAAACCATCATTCGTGATGGTTTTTTTATAGAAATTAACTAATGAAAATACTTTCAAGTAAAGATAATTTACAAGTTATTTACGAAGACAATCACATTATTGTGGTAAACAAACGCGTGGGCGATATCGTTCAAGGTGATCAAACTGGTGATAAACCTTTAAGTGATATTGTAAAAGAATATATAAAAGTAAAATACAACAAACCAGGAGCTGTTTATTTAGGCGTTGTTCATCGCTTAGACAGACCAACTTCTGGATTGGTATTGTTTGCTAAAACATCTAAAGCATTAACGCGTTTAAACGAAGCTTTCAAGAACAGAGAAACTCAAAAAACGTATTGGGCAGTTATTAAAGGAAACCCGCCAAAAATAACCGAAACTTTAGTACATTATTTGGTTAGAAATCCAAAAAACAACACATCAAAAGCGCATACAAAAGAGATTAAAGACAGTAAAAAATCAAGTTTAACTTACACTCTTTTTTGTAAACTTAAAAACTATGCCGCTTTAGAAATCGATTTACATACCGGTCGTCATCACCAAATCAGAAGTCAACTTGCTGCTATTGGATGTCCGATTAAAGGCGATCTGAAATATGGTTTTGATCGAAGTAATCCAGATGGTGGCATTCATCTTCATGCCAGAAAACTAACTTTAGAGCATCCGGTAACTAAAGAAAAAATGTCATTCGTTGCACCTACTCCAAACGAAGTAATTTGGAATGATATTTCGAAATAATACAAAAACTCCGATTTAATAATCGGAGTTTTTGTTTTTTATAATCTGTTATTTGTATAAAAAATAAGTAATTTCAACAATATAATTTTGTCCTTCAATTTCACCTTTTTCATTAAGCTTTAATGTCAATTCTCCATTTTCAAGAGCATAAGTAAAATTTTGTGGTTCGCCAGAAATATTTATGGTCATTGTTGAACCAGAAATAGTATAAGTTCCTGTTCCTTCATTTACTTGACCTGTTGAAAATTGTTTCTGGTACAGGGTGACAACATTACCTTCTTTAAATTCAAAATATAAATCTAATTCATTTGTAATATCACCCGTTTCATCTTGCATAACATTTCCGTCTACAGTAACCTTTACAGCTACTTTTTCAGCAATCCACCTTCCCAAAAGTGGGTCTTGTTGAATTTGTACTGAATTGTTATTATCGTCAGAAGAACAAGAAACAAAAATTGATGTTGTGGCAATTAGTGCTAAAAA comes from Flavobacterium sp. I3-2 and encodes:
- a CDS encoding RluA family pseudouridine synthase, which translates into the protein MKILSSKDNLQVIYEDNHIIVVNKRVGDIVQGDQTGDKPLSDIVKEYIKVKYNKPGAVYLGVVHRLDRPTSGLVLFAKTSKALTRLNEAFKNRETQKTYWAVIKGNPPKITETLVHYLVRNPKNNTSKAHTKEIKDSKKSSLTYTLFCKLKNYAALEIDLHTGRHHQIRSQLAAIGCPIKGDLKYGFDRSNPDGGIHLHARKLTLEHPVTKEKMSFVAPTPNEVIWNDISK
- the panB gene encoding 3-methyl-2-oxobutanoate hydroxymethyltransferase, encoding MSVAKKDYKIVTTKSLIDMKANGEKISMLTAYDYTMAKIVDSAGVDVILVGDSASNVMAGHETTLPITLDQMIYHASCVVRGVERALVVVDLPFGTYQSDSKKALESAIRVMKESGAHALKLEGGKEIKDGIKKILGAGVPVMGHLGLTPQSIYKFGTYTVRAKEDAEAAKLIEDAKMLEKIGCFAIVLEKIPAKLATQVAEAVSIPIIGIGAGSGVDGQVLVVHDMIGMTHEFSPKFLRRYMNLYEDMSKAIGQYVEDVKSKDFPNEKEQY
- a CDS encoding T9SS type A sorting domain-containing protein, producing the protein MKKIIIFFVFAFFYQGRAQNTAVANQAFEQILVNQGIDSDGLVNGQILTSDALAVTELSLNLTSGPVFYINDLTGLEAFVNLQTLSIENANLTTSGINLGTLVNLQHLSLINCYLESVDLSSNVLLKTVNFSNYGLDTLGNSFDSLDLSNNPLIYSVNLYNNHISYINLRNNTQNNLVLEKGMDWLFPLTSNVTVCIEVDNAQQATNSDGIYENWQIQGPSSNTSELFNYSFSENCTLSNLNQNKINFKVYPNPTTGILNLDLDETEIQIIEISLFSIAGKKILTFDTNSILNIEGIASGVYLLNIDSSQGNFSKKIIKK
- a CDS encoding helix-turn-helix domain-containing protein, with the protein product MPSTYLKNHISILLLTIFLLPLTSFSQKTSDTYESLWKVIENDTTTKPIKLIYLDSYIAKAQKENNTLKHYKGLEKKSFVVSYTEALELIEEMQPLLYKINNDSLTGDFINRNVVLHYKNRHFNQALQYAIASENYNEEHKNFYNLNLVKRNIGNIYYHTRHYQKAVSYFSQAKNYYKGINDYNHSRAYLSTLYSLGKTYTQLQSTDSLQNTIVEIEQNVHLLNAKHKETENGYLNYLKGCLAFLENNTADAATFFKNALPIVTANEDFTNEHVIYLYLGKIAWLNDDKVTAVTYFSKVDDLFKEKQFLNYELREAYDYLISFYKETNQTQLQLQATENVIALNKQFEEEQLKLSNTLHTELETKKLENERSVLNISNKQYGFGLVVLGILILLLLIYVIWQDNEKKKLKIKFTALIEKVKTDKIVLEKARIEEEQKLEKEQINSVINENKVANLNVEKSFSLTEKKLLKQLERFENEKQFLKPIKLDELAQDLGTNRSTLSTLLNKEKGSFNTYINELRINEVLKDLTENSDLRKLSIQEIAENYGFANPKSFTQQFKAQTSLTPSYFIEQLELQDLN